One Rhineura floridana isolate rRhiFlo1 chromosome 14, rRhiFlo1.hap2, whole genome shotgun sequence genomic region harbors:
- the MNS1 gene encoding meiosis-specific nuclear structural protein 1 yields the protein MAMARRGGRSQLTAAQQLEQKQHEAYFQEMRELEHQKKVQRVRQLEVMWEAEDRVEQKRVTRLLKEEEHEQRMEAAIQRAEENKRLKALELQQEEKLAAELAKLNHDKLKDEKMRQQIRENSIDLRELERKLKSAYMNKARAAQMVEKEALKHEKMKEDAEVYKAMKEEQERAEEAEKAAEARRNQEKLLYQQELERQVEDRERRKQAAYEEFLREKLLIDEIVRKIYDEDERARQERLEKMRTTQRFIEEFKKDQAIRKKRQREEMEEENRKLVEFANMWQEREDNRMAKVQESEEQKQKLQQRLAEALGREQQEREELELIRAELYFEEQVEADRKKEMEEMEKKIRHRLELRKSYDEQLAMREVMLQAMREEEAAFRQSTLAKFAEDDRIEQMNAQKRRMRQLEHKKAVEKLIADRRKQFIADKERELEERQIEEKRKGIINDIIEEERQKLLKEHAVKLLGYLPRGILKDEQDVDMLGEQFRQAYQKRKGDGQGEDN from the exons atg GCGATGGCACGGAGGGGTGGTCGGTCACAGCTGACGGCAGCACAGCAGCTGGAGCAGAAGCAGCACGAGGCCTACTTCCAGGAAATGAGGGAGTTGGAGCATCAGAAGAAGGTGCAGCGGGTCCGACAGCTAGAGGTGATGTGGGAGGCCGAAGACCGTGTTGAGCAGAAGCGTGTCACCCGGCTGCTGAAGGAGGAGGAGCATGAGCAGCGCATGGAAGCAGCTATCCAGAGG GCAGAAGAGAATAAAAGGTTGAAGGCGCTGGAACtgcaacaggaagaaaaactGGCTGCTGAGTTAGCAAAATTAAACCATGACAAACTTAAAGATGAAAAGATGAGACAGCAAATAAGAGAGAACAG TATTGACCTGCGGGAGCTGGAGAGAAAGCTGAAATCTGCTTACATGAATAAAGCGAGGGCTGCCCAGATGGTGGAGAAAGAAGCACTGAAACACGAAAAAATG AAGGAAGATGCAGAGGTATACAAAGCAATGAAGGAAGAGCAAGAAAGAGCCGAAGAGGCGGAGAAGGCTGCAGAGGCAAGGCGGAATCAGGAAAAGCTGCTTTATCAGCAAGAACTGGAAAGACAAGTTGAGGACCGAGAGAGGCGGAAACAGGCTGCCTACGAGGAGTTCCTCCGAGAAAAGCTCTTGATTGATGAAATTGTGAGGAAAATCTATGATGAAGATGAAAG AGCAAGACAAGAAAGACTGGAGAAAATGAGAACAACTCAGAGGTTCATAGAAGAATTTAAGAAGGATCAAGCTATAAGGAAGAAAAGGCAGCGtgaggagatggaggaggaaaacAGAAAACTCGTGGAATTTGCCAACATGTGGCAGGAAAGAGAAGATAACAGGATGGCAAAAGTCCAGGAGAGTGAGGAGCAGAAGCAGAAGCTCCAGCAAAGG CTTGCGGAGGCTCTGGGAAGGGAGCAGCAGGAGCGGGAAGAACTCGAGCTAATCCGAGCAGAGCTCTATTTTGAAGAGCAAGTAGAGGCCGACCGGAAGAAGGAGATG GaagagatggagaagaaaatTAGGCACCGCTTAGAGTTGCGCAAATCGTATGATGAACAGTTGGCCATGAGGGAAGTGATGCTGCaagcgatgagggaggaggaggcggccTTCCGCCAATCCACgctagccaagtttgctgaggatgACCGTATTGAGCAGATGAATGCTCAGAAGCGAAGGATGAGACAGCTGGAGCACAAGAAAGCAGTTGAGAAGCTTATTGCAGACCGGCGGAAACAGTTCATTGCAGACAAG GAACGTGAACTTGAAGAAAGACAGattgaagaaaaaagaaaaggcataATTAATGACATAATTGAGGAAGAGCGCCAGAAGCTACTTAAAGAACATGCAGTTAAACTATTGGGGTATCTTCCCAGA GGAATTCTTAAAGATGAGCAAGATGTTGACATGCTTGGAGAACAGTTCCGGCAAGCTTATCAGAAGAGGAAAGGGGATGGCCAGGGAGAAGACAACTGA